In Sciurus carolinensis chromosome 17, mSciCar1.2, whole genome shotgun sequence, one genomic interval encodes:
- the Cnn2 gene encoding calponin-2, which produces MSSAFTAGPAYGLSAEVRSRLLSKYDPQKEAELRSWIEGLTGLSIGPDFQKGLKDGVILCTLMNKLQPGSVPKINRSMQNWHQLENLSNSIKAMVSYGMSPVDLFEASDLFESGNMTQVQVSLLALAGKAKTKGLQSSVDIGVRYAERRLRSFDDATMKAGQCIIGRQMGTNKCASQAGMTAYGTRRHLCDPKNHILPPMDHSTISLQMGTNKCASQVGMTAPGTRRHICDAKLGTDKWDRSSVSLQMGYTQGASQSGQVFGLGRQIYDPKYCPPGPVAEGASVGASSRPEAAPERPPYGLEEAGC; this is translated from the exons ATGAGCTCCGCGTTCACCGCCGGGCCCGCGTACGGGCTCTCGGCCGAGGTCCGCAGCCGG CTCCTGTCTAAGTACGACCCTCAGAAGGAGGCTGAGCTTCGCAGCTGGATTGAGGGTCTCACGGGCCTCTCCATCGGCCCCGACTTCCAGAAGGGTCTGAAGGATGGGGTCATCTTATGCAC ACTCATGAACAAGCTGCAGCCGGGCTCTGTCCCCAAGATCAACCGCTCCATGCAAAACTGGCACCAG CTAGAAAacctctccaactccatcaaggCCATGGTCAGCTATGGCATGAGCCCCGTGGACCTGTTCGAGGCCAGCGACCTGTTTGAGAGCGGGAACATGACCCAGGTCCAGGTGTCTCTGCTGGCACTGGCGGGGAAG GCCAAGACAAAGGGGCTGCAGAGCAGCGTGGACATCGGAGTGAGGTACGCGGAGCGGCGGCTGCGGAGCTTCGACGACGCCACCATGAAGGCTGGCCAGTGCATCATCGGGCGGCAG ATGGGCACTAACAAATGCGCCAGCCAGGCAGGCATGACGGCGTACGGCACCAGGAGGCATCTCTGTGACCCCAAGAACCACATCCTGCCACCCATGGACCACTCCACCATCAGCCTGCAGATGGGCACAAACAAGTGTGCCAGCCAG GTGGGCATGACTGCTCCGGGGACCCGGAGGCACATCTGCGACGCCAAGCTGGGGACCGACAAGTGGGACCGCTCCTCTGTGTCCCTGCAGATGGGCTACACACAGGGCGCCAGCCAGAGCGGCCAGGTCTTCGGCCTGGGCCGCCAGATATACGACCCCAAGTACTGCCCACCAGGCCCTGTGGCCGAAGGTGCCTCGGTGGGCGCCAGCAGCCGCCCCGAGGCGGCCCCGGAGCGTCCCCCCTACGGCCTGGAGGAGGCTGGCTGCTGA
- the Abca7 gene encoding phospholipid-transporting ATPase ABCA7 has product MAFRTQLMLLLWKNFMYRKRQPIQLLVELLWPLFLFFILVAVRHSHPPLEHQECHFPNKPLPSAGTVPWLQGLICNVNNSCFPQPTPGEKPGLLSNFKDSLVSRLLADARTVLGSPSAHRTLTALGKLMPLLRAVSGTAWPPRTDQLQERPSLATKLLGMLLPGESLRGTLGHAQESTAGFVDAVKDLVQELLVLPSLVELRGLLQRPTGTGGPLELVSEVLCSAKGPSSPGGLSLNWYEASDLRELVGQDPGPTLLDKGLSPACSELMGALGDHPLSRLLWRRLKPLILGKLLFAPDTNFTRQLMAQVNRTFEELALLRDIQEVWGVLGPQLFDFMNDSANVAMLQRLLRIQDQAGRQPAPGGPDPVGALQSFLDPSMGGYSWRDAHADVGRLMGTLAHITECVSLDKLEAVPSEAALVSRALQLLAEHRFWAGIVFLEPEDPGDPAEMPAPDLGPGHVRVKIRMDIDDVTRTNKIRDRFWDPGPAADPLTDLRYVWGGFVYLQDLLERAVVHVLSGTDPLAGLYLQQMPYPCYVDDVFLRVLSRSLPLFLTLAWIYSVALTVKAVVREKETRLRDTMRAMGLGRAVLWLGWFLSCLGPFLLSAALLVLVLKLGDILPYSHPAVVFLFLAAFAVATVVQSFLLSTFFSRANLAAACGGLAYFSLYLPYVLCVAWRDRLPAGGRVAASLLSPVAFGFGCESLALLEEQGEGAQWHNLGRGPAADVFSLAQVSGLLLLDAALYGLAIWYLEAVCPGRYGIPEPWNFPFRRSYWCGPGPPKGPAPAPAPEDPKVLVEKAPPGLLPGVSVRGLEKRFPGCLQPALRGLNLDFYQDHITAFLGHNGAGKTTTLSILSGLFPPSGGSAFVLGHDVQSSMAAIRPSLGVCPQHNVLFDLLTVDEHLWFYGRLKGLRAAAVASEQQRLVQDVGLVPKRRAQTRHLSGGMQRKLSVAIAFMGGSRVVILDEPTAGVDPASRRGIWELLLKYREGRTLILSTHHLDEAELLGDRVAVMAGGRLCCCGSPLFLRSHLGSGYYLTLVKSPLPLAAAEKDEDDSCLTGSRGMGPERAPRSQGGTAGAPQLLALVRHWVPGARLVEELPQELVLALPYAGALDGSFARLFRELDGQLGALSLAGYGISDTSLEEIFLKVVEQCTSDTDPEDGSCGQHQAQGARVHLAVPDGSPGATMVPEESTLENGELALQGSGPATAGQIQGWALTRQQLRALLFKRCLLACRSRRSLFAQIVLPALFVGLALVFSLTVPPFGHYPALRLSPAMYSPQVSFFSEDAQGDPRHSHLLKALLAEAGLEEAYLQNSSHGVSECTGTVSCLFSTPEVAADVAGVMAHGNWTPESPSPACQCSRPGARRLLPDCPAAAGGLPPPQAVASSGEVVQNLTGRNLSDFLVKTYPGLVRKGLKTKKWVDEVRYGGFSLGGRDPDLPSGTELVRSVEQLWALLSPQPGGALHRVLGNLTVWAHNQDAHSSLKIWFNNKGWHAMVAFVNRANNALLHAHLPQGPARHAHSITTLNHPLNLTKEQLSEAALMASSVDVLVSICVVFAMSFVPASFTLVLIEERVTRAKHLQLVGGLPPTLYWLGNFLWDMGNYLAAVCIVVLIFLAFQQKAYVAPANLPALLLLLLLYGWSITPLMYPASFFFSVPSTAYVVLTCINLFVGINGSMATFVLELFSDQKLQEVSKVLKRVFLIFPHFCLGRGLIDMVRNQAMADAFERLGDKQFQSPLRWEVVGKNLLAMFVQGPIFLLLTLLLQHRGRLLPRPKLKTLPPLGEEDEDVARERERVAKGTTKGDVLVLRDLTKVYRGQRMPAVYRLSLGIPRGECFGLLGVNGAGKTTTFRMLTGDTLPSRGEAVLAGHSVTQETAAAHRCMGYCPQSDAIFELLTGREHLELFARLRGVPAAQVARTASWGLARLGLAQYADRLAGTYSGGNKRKLAAAVALVGDPAVVFLDEPTTGMDPSSRRFLWNSLLAVVREGRSVVLTSHSMEECDALCTRLAIMVNGRFRCLGSTQHLKRRFGAGHTLTLRVPEDQRERAVAFVVAAFPGAELREAHGGRLRFQLPQGGRCTLAHVFGELAAHGSDHSVEDFSVSQTTLEEVFLHFSKDQGQEEDEQQKGVGVEPALSPEHPKGTSQALEDTRVVETVL; this is encoded by the exons ATGGCTTTCCGGACACAGCTGATGCTGCTGCTTTGGAAGAATTTCATGTATCGCAAGAGACAGCCG ATCCAGCTCCTGGTCGAGTTGCTGTggcctctcttccttttcttcatccTGGTGGCCGTCCgccactcccaccccccactggAGCACCAGGAAT GCCACTTCCCCAACAAGCCACTGCCGTCAGCGGGCACCGTGCCCTGGCTCCAGGGTCTCATCTGCAACGTGAACAACTCCTGCTTCCCGCAGCCAACGCCTGGTGAAAAGCCCGGGCTCCTGAGCAACTTCAAGGACTCCCT AGTCTCCCGGCTCCTAGCCGATGCACGCACCGTGCTGGGGAGTCCCAGCGCCCACAGGACACTGACTGCCCTGGGAAAGTTGATGCCCTTGCTGAGGGCAGTCAGCGGCACAG cctggcctccacGGACTGACCAGCTGCAGGAGCGCCCTTCACTGGCCACCAAGCTCCTGGGGATGCTGCTGCCAGGG GAATCCCTGCGGGGCACCCTGGGCCACGCCCAGGAGTCCACGGCTGGCTTTGTGGACGCAGTCAAGGACCTGGTCCAAGAG CTCCTGGTGCTGCCCAGCCTGGTGGAGCTTCGGGGTCTGCTGCAGAGACCCACGGGGACAGGTGGCCCCCTGGAGCTGGTGTCAGAAGTCCTCTGCAGTGCTAAAGGGCCTAGCAGCCCAGGGGGTCTCTCCCTCAACTGGTACGAGGCCAGCGACCTGAGGGAGCTGGTGGGGCAGGATCCAGGACCAACCCTGCTGGACAAAGGCCTGA gccctgcctgctcTGAGCTGATGGGGGCCCTGGGAGACCACCCGCTGTCCCGCCTGCTCTGGAGGCGCCTGAAGCCGCTGATCCTAGGAAAACTACTATTTGCACCTGACACGAATTTTACCCGGCAGCTCATGGCCCAG GTCAATCGGACCTTCGAGGAGCTGGCTCTGCTGAGGGACATCCAGGAGGTCTGGGGGGTGCTGGGACCCCAACTCTTTGACTTCATGAACGACAGTGCTAATGTAGCCATGctgcag AGGCTCCTGCGAATTCAGGATCAAGCAGGGAGGCAACCAGCACCTGGAGGCCCAGACCCAGTGGGGGCCCTGCAATCCTTTCTGGACCCCAGCATGGGTGGCTACAGCTGGCGCGATGCCCATGCTGATGTGGGGCGTCTGATGGGCACACTGGCTCACATCACGGAG TGTGTGTCCCTGGACAAGCTGGAGGCCGTGCCCTCGGAGGCGGCCCTGGTGTCTCGGGCCCTGCAGCTGCTGGCTGAGCACCGCTTCTGGGCTGGCATCGTCTTCCTGGAACCTGAGGACCCTGGGGACCCTGCAGAGATGCCAGCCCCAGACCTGGGCCCCGGCCACGTGCGAGTCAAGATCCGCATGGACATCGATGACGTTACCAGGACCAATAAGATCCGGGACAG GTTTTGGGACCCTGGCCCGGCCGCGGACCCCCTCACTGACCTGCGCTATGTGTGGGGCGGCTTCGTGTATCTGCAGGACCTGCTGGAGCGTGCTGTTGTACACGTGCTCAGCGGCACGGACCCCCTCGCCGGCCTCTACCTGCAGCAGATGCCCTACCCGTGCTACGTGGACGATGT CTTCCTACGTGTGCTGAGCCGGTCGCTGCCGCTGTTCTTGACGCTGGCCTGGATCTATTCGGTGGCGCTTACCGTCAAGGCCGTGGTGCGCGAGAAGGAGACGCGGCTGCGCGACACCATGCGCGCCATGGGGCTGGGCCGCGCGGTGCTCTGGCTCGGCTGGTTTCTCAGCTGCCTGGGGCCCTTCCTTCTCAGCGCCGCGCTGCTCGTTCTGGTGCTTAAG TTGGGGGACATCCTTCCCTACAGCCACCCGGCCGTGGTCTTCCTGTTCTTGGCAGCCTTCGCGGTGGCCACCGTGGTCCAGAGTTTTCTGCTGAGCACCTTCTTCTCCCGCGCCAACCTGGCGGCCGCCTGTGGAGGGCTCGCCTACTTCTCCCTCTACCTGCCCTACGTGCTGTGCGTGGCCTGGAGGGACAGGCTGCCCGCGGGTGGGCGTGTGGCTGCG AGCCTGCTGTCGCCCGTGGCCTTCGGCTTCGGGTGTGAGAGCCTGGCGCTgctggaggagcagggggagggcgCACAGTGGCACAACCTGGGCCGCGGGCCGGCGGCAGATGTCTTCAGCCTGGCGCAAGTCTCAGGCCTCCTGCTGCTGGACGCCGCGCTCTACGGCCTGGCCATCTGGTACCTGGAGGCTGTGTGCCCAG GCCGGTACGGGATTCCTGAACCCTGGAATTTTCCCTTTCGGAGGAGCTATTGGTGTGGGCCTGGACCCCCCAAGGGTCCTGCCCCAGCCCCCGCCCCGGAGGACCCAAAGG TGCTGGTGGAGAAGGCGCCGCCCGGCCTGCTCCCTGGGGTCTCTGTTCGAGGACTGGAGAAGCGCTTTCCTGGCTGCCTGCAGCCCGCCCTGCGTGGGCTCAACTTGGACTTCTACCAGGACCACATCACCGCGTTCCTGGGCCACAATGGGGCCGGCAAGACCACCACACT GTCCATCCTGAGTGGCCTCTTCCCACCCAGTGGTGGCTCAGCGTTCGTCCTTGGCCATGACGTCCAGTCCAGCATGGCAGCCATCCGGCCCAGCCTGGGTGTCTGCCCACAGCACAATGTGCTGTTTGACTT GCTGACTGTGGATGAGCACCTGTGGTTCTACGGGCGGCTCAAGGGCCTGCGTGCGGCAGCAGTGGCCTCCGAGCAGCAGCGACTGGTGCAGGACGTGGGGCTCGTCCCCAAGCGGCGCGCCCAGACACGCCACCTCTCCG gcgGGATGCAGCGGAAGCTCTCCGTGGCCATCGCCTTTATGGGTGGCTCCCGGGTGGTGATCCTGGACGAGCCCACGGCTGGTGTGGACCCTGCTTCCCGCCGTGGCATCTGGGAGCTGCTGCTCAAGTACCGGGAAG GTCGCACGCTGATCCTCTCCACCCACCACCTGGACGAGGCGGAGCTGCTGGGAGACCGCGTGGCCGTGATGGCAGGTGGCCGCCTGTGCTGCTGCGGGTCCCCACTCTTCCTGCGCAGCCACTTGGGTTCTGGCTACTACCTGACACTGGTGAAGAGTCCCCTGCCCCTGGCTGCTGCTGAGAAG GATGAGGATGACAGCTGCCTGACAGGCAGCAGGGGCATGGGACCCGAGAGGGCGCCGCGCAGCCAGGGTGGCACAGCAG GTGCCCCCCAGCTCCTGGCACTGGTGCGGCACTGGGTGCCTGGAGCCCGGCTGGTGGAGGAACTGCCCCAGGAGCTGGTGCTGGCTCTGCCCTACGCGGGGGCACTGGACGGCAGCTTCGCCAGGCTCTTCCGGGAGCTGGACGGGCAGCTGGGGGCGCTGAGCCTTGCCGGCTATGGGATCTCGGACACCAGCCTGGAGGAG ATCTTCCTGAAGGTGGTAGAGCAGTGCACCTCGGACACGGACCCAGAGG ATGGCAGCTGTGGGCAGCATCAAGCACAAGGTGCCCGTGTGCACCTTGCTGTCCCAGATGGGAGCCCAGGGGCCACGATGGTGCCAGAGGAATCAACCCTGGAGAATGGGGAGCTGG CCTTGCAGGGCTCTGGGCCAGCCACTGCAGGCCAGATACAGGGCTGGGCACTAACCCGGCAGCAGCTCCGGGCCCTACTTTTCAAGCGCTGTTTGCTCGCCTGCCGCAGCCGCCGGAGCCTGTTTGCACAG ATTGTGCTACCTGCCCTCTTTGTGGGCCTGGCTCTGGTGTTCAGCCTTACCGTACCTCCGTTCGGGCACTACCCAGCTCTGCGACTCAGTCCTGCCATGTACAGCCCCCAGGTGTCCTTTTTCAG CGAGGATGCTCAAGGGGACCCCAGGCACTCCCACCTGCTCAAGGCGCTGCTGGCGGAGGCTGGACTGGAGGAGGCCTACCTGCAGAACAGCTCCCACGG GGTGTCCGAGTGCACAGGAACCGTCTCCTGCCTGTTCTCCACCCCTGAGGTCGCTGCGGATGTGGCTGGGGTCATGGCCCACGGCAACTGGACCCCGGAGTCTCCATCCCCAGCCTGCCAGTGCAGCCGGCCAGGTGCCCGCCGCCTGCTGCCCGACTGTCCGGCTGCGGCGGGTGGCCTCCCTCCGCCCCAGGCAGTGGCCAGCTCTGGGGAGGTGGTCCAGAACCTTACGGGCCGGAATCTGTCTGACTTCCTAGTGAAGACCTACCCGGGCCTGGTGCGCAAGGG CCTGAAGACCAAGAAGTGGGTGGATGAGGTCAG GTACGGGGGCTTCTCGCTGGGGGGCCGAGACCCAGACCTGCCCTCAGGGACCGAGCTGGTCCGCTCCGTGGAGCAGCTGTGGGCTCTGCTGAGCCCCCAGCCAGGCGGGGCACTCCACCGAGTCCTCGGCAACCTCACTGTGTGGGCGCACAACCAGGATGCTCACAGCAGCCTCAAG ATCTGGTTCAACAACAAGGGCTGGCACGCCATGGTGGCCTTTGTCAACCGAGCCAATAATGCACTCCTACATGCCCACCTGCCCCAGGGGCCCGCCCGCCATGCCCACAGCATCACCACGCTCAACCACCCCCTGAACCTGACCAAGGAGCAGTTGTCTGAGGCTGCTCT GATGGCCTCCTCTGTGGACGTGCTGGTCTCCATCTGCGTGGTCTTCGCCATGTCCTTTGTCCCAGCCAGCTTCACCCTCGTCCTCATTGAGGAGCGTGTCACTCGAGCCAAACACCTGCAGCTCGTTGGGGGCCTGCCCCCCACCCTCTACTGGCTGGGCAACTTTCTCTGGGACATG GGTAACTACTTGGCAGCAGTGTGCATCGTGGTGCTCATCTTCCTGGCCTTCCAGCAGAAGGCATATGTGGCCCCTGCCAACCTGCCcgccctcctgctcctgctgctaCTGTATGG CTGGTCGATCACACCACTCATGTACCCggcctccttcttcttctccgtGCCCAGCACGGCTTATGTGGTGCTCACCTGCATCAACCTCTTTGTTGGCATCAATGGCAGCATGGCCACCTTTGTGCTGGAGCTCTTCTCAGATCAG AAGTTGCAGGAGGTGAGCAAGGTCTTGAAACGGGTCTTCCTGATCTTCCCCCACTTCTGCCTGGGCCGGGGGCTCATCGACATGGTGCGGAACCAGGCCATGGCTGATGCTTTCGAACGCTTGG GTGACAAGCAGTTCCAGTCACCCCTACGCTGGGAGGTGGTTGGCAAGAACCTCCTGGCCATGTTTGTACAGGGgcccatcttcctcctcctcacgCTCCTGCTGCAGCACCGTGGCCGCCTCCTGCCACG ACCCAAGCTGAAGACACTGCCACCCCTGGGAGAGGAGGATGAGGATGTGGCCCGTGAGCGGGAGCGGGTGGCCAAAGGGACCACCAAGGGGGATGTGTTGGTTCTCAGGGACCTGACCAAG gTGTACCGTGGACAGAGGATGCCAGCTGTCTACCGCCTGAGCCTGGGGATCCCCCGGGGTGAG TGTTTTGGGCTGCTCGGAGTGAATGGAGCGGGGAAAACCACCACGTTCCGCATGCTGACTGGGGACACACTGCCCAGCAGGGGTGAGGCTGTGCTGGCAGGTCACAG TGTGACCCAGGAGACGGCTGCTGCTCACCGCTGCATGGGCTACTGCCCACAGTCGGACGCCATCTTCGAGCTGCTAACCGGCCGTGAACACCTGGAGCTGTTTGCGCGCCTGCGAGGTGTCCCCGCGGCCCAGGTTGCCCGG ACTGCCAGTTGGGGCCTGGCGCGCCTGGGGCTCGCGCAGTACGCAGACAGGCTCGCGGGCACCTACAGCGGAGGCAACAAACGCAAGCTGGCAGCAGCCGTGGCGCTGGTCGGGGATCCCGCCGTGGTCTTTCTG GATGAGCCCACCACAGGCATGGACCCCAGCTCGCGGCGCTTCCTTTGGAACAGCCTTCTGGCCGTGGTGCGGGAGGGCCGCTCCGTGGTGCTCACCTCGCACAG CATGGAGGAGTGCGACGCGCTCTGCACGCGCCTGGCGATCATGGTGAACGGGCGGTTCCGCTGCCTGGGCAGCACGCAGCACCTCAAGCGCAG ATTCGGTGCTGGCCATACACTGACCCTGAGGGTGCCTGAGGACCAGCGAGAGAGGGCAGTGGCCTTTGTGGTGGCGGCATTCCCGGGGGCTGAGCTGCGGGAAGCGCACGGAGGCCGCCTTCGCTTCCAGCTGCCACAGGGAGGGCGCTGCACCCTGGCACACGTTTTTGGAGAGCTGGCAGCCCATGGTTCAGACCACAGCGTGGAGGACTTCTCCGTAAGCCAGACCACACTGGAGGAG GTCTTCCTGCACTTCTCCAAGGACCAAGGGCAGGAGGAGGACGAACAGCAGAAGGGAGTGGGGGTAGAGCCTGCACTAAGTCCTGAGCACCCCAAAGGCACCAGCCAGGCCCTGGAGGACACCCGTGTGGTGGAGACTGTGCTCTGA